The following coding sequences are from one Humulus lupulus chromosome X, drHumLupu1.1, whole genome shotgun sequence window:
- the LOC133806040 gene encoding uncharacterized protein LOC133806040: protein MPNYVKFMKDVLTRKRRLGEFEIVALTKECSAFLQDKFPPKLKDPRSFTISCTIGNTYCGMALCDLGASINLMSMSSFKQLGTGEVRPTAITLQLADRFLTHPDGKIEDVLVRVDKFILPTDFIVLDYEVDKEVPIILGRLFLATGRTLIDVQKGELSMKAQDENVTFNVLKAMKFLDEVEECSVVLVVDTLASKEFETRRVGDPLERLLLFDSQNDEDEEEYLAWLEANSQGLRTIA, encoded by the coding sequence ATGCCTAATTATGTGAAGTTCATGAAAGATGTTCTTACAAGGAAGAGAAGGTTAGGTGAGTTTGAAATCGTGGCTCTAACCAAGGAGTGTAGTGCCTTTTTGCAAGACAAGTTTCCTCCAAAGTTGAAGGATCCTAGAAGTTTCACTATTTCATGTACCATTGGAAACACTTATTGTGGTatggctttatgtgatttaggcgCAAGCATTAATTTGATGTCAATGTCTAGTTTCAAGCAATTGGGGACTGGAGAAGTCAGGCCTACTGCAATTACTCTTCAACTTGCAGATAGATTTCTTACTCATCCAGATGGGAAGATTGAAGATGTGTTGGTGAGGGTAGACAAATTCATATTACCTACTGATTTTATTGTGCTAGATTATGAGGTGGATAAAGAGGTACCTATTATCTTGGGGAGGCTATTTCTTGCAACAGGAAGAACTTTAATAGATGTGCAGAAGGGTGAGCTTTCTATGAAGGCCCAagatgaaaatgtgacttttaatGTCCTTAAAGCTATGAAGTTTCTTGATGAGGTTGAGGAGTGCTCTGTTGTTTTAGTGGTAGATACTTTGGCATCAAAGGAGTTTGAGACGAGGAGGGTTGGTGATCCATTAGAAAGGTTATTGTTGTTTGATTCTCAAAATGACGAAGATGAGGAGGAGTATCTAGCTTGGTTGGAGGCAAATTCTCAAGGGCTAAGAACAATAGCCTGA